In Arthrobacter sp. MN05-02, the genomic stretch GCTGGCACGCGAGCTCGAGATCTCCACCGCGGCAACGACCGTGCTGATCGACCGCCTCGAGAAGAGCGGTCACGCCGAACGGCGGCGGAGCCCGACCGATGGCCGCGTGATCGAGATCTGGCCGACGGCCGCGACGGATGATGAGGTCCGCTCGACGATGGGCGTCCTGCACGAGCGGATGATGGCGATCGCCGGCGATCTCTCGCCCGAGGAATGCTGCACGATCGAGCGGTTCCTCGCCGCCCTGGGTGCGGCCATGGCGACCCTCGAGTTCCCCTCCCCCGCCCCGGCTGATCGCCAGGCGTGAGCGCTCCCGCGGCGGCGTCGCGGAAATGTCCGTCTTACCTAGATAGATTGACTACTAGTTGGTCTAAGATGTAGGCATGAAACCTTCGGACGCACGGCAGGGAGCAGGCTATTGGTATCCCCCGTCCGACGAGGGCGGGACCGGCCAGGCCGCAACGGGAGTTGACGTCCTCAATGCCCTGAGGGCCTACCGGACGGTGGAGAGCGGCCTCCGCCGCCGCCTCAGCCAGCGGCTCAACATCAACGAGACGGACCTCGGAGCGCTCCGCTACCTGCTCGGCGTATGGCAGCGGGACCAGGGCGCCAGCCCCAAGGACCTCGCCCTCGCCCTCGGCATCTCGAGCGCGTCGACCACCCTGGTGATCGACCGGCTCGAGCGGGCCGGTTTCATCCGGAGGCGGCGTCATCCCGTGGACCGGCGCGCCGTCCTCCTCGAGCCCGGCGACAAGGCGACCGACGACTTCCGGACGGCCT encodes the following:
- a CDS encoding MarR family transcriptional regulator yields the protein MSSDSSTPFEPDPAPADSPGGRARHVDELVEAVRRYRNAEGFMRGQSRDSMHLGKTDMTALRLMLHAGRSGHPLSAAALARELEISTAATTVLIDRLEKSGHAERRRSPTDGRVIEIWPTAATDDEVRSTMGVLHERMMAIAGDLSPEECCTIERFLAALGAAMATLEFPSPAPADRQA
- a CDS encoding MarR family transcriptional regulator — encoded protein: MKPSDARQGAGYWYPPSDEGGTGQAATGVDVLNALRAYRTVESGLRRRLSQRLNINETDLGALRYLLGVWQRDQGASPKDLALALGISSASTTLVIDRLERAGFIRRRRHPVDRRAVLLEPGDKATDDFRTAFDIEKRGVLAAADTLTSEETETVTRFLRSMEQAIADAVGQPDRTQEP